In Pseudomonadales bacterium, the genomic stretch GGGAGTGCACTCGAAGGACAAGCTCGATCTGGCGCACGCGCGGGCAGTGCTCGAGCGCGACCACGACGGCCTGGCGGATGTGAAGGATCGTATCCTGGAATTCATCGCGGTCGGTGCGCACCGTGGCGGGATCAGTGGTTCGATCATCCTGCTGGTCGGTCCGCCCGGTGTCGGCAAGACATCGATCGGGCGTTCGATCGCCAACGCGCTGGGGCGCGAGTTCTATCGCTTCAGCGTCGGCGGCATGCGCGATGAGGCCGAGATCAAGGGCCACCGCCGGACCTACATCGGTGCGATGCCGGGCAAGTTCGTGCAGGCGCTGAAGCAGGTCAAGGTTGCCAACCCCGTGATCATGCTCGACGAGATCGACAAGATCGGCGGCTCCTATCACGGTGATCCGGCGTCGGCGCTGCTCGAGGCGCTGGACCCGGAGCAGAACGCCGATTTCCTCGACCACTACCTCGATCTGCGTGTCGATCTGTCGAAGGTGCTGTTCGTGTGCACCGCGAACCAGCTCGATACGATCCCGGCGCCGTTGCGCGATCGCATGGAGGTGATCCGGCTCGCCGGCTACATCGCCGAAGAGAAACTCGTGATCGCGAAGAACCACCTCTGGCCGCGCCAGCTCGAGCGTGCCGGCGTGAAGCCGGTGCGGCTGCGTATTGCGGATGCAGCGCTGCGCCACGTGATCGATGGCTACGCGCGCGAGGCGGGCGTGCGCAACCTCGAGAAGCGCCTGGCCGCGCTGGTGCGCAAGAGCGTGGTGAAGCTGCTCGACGACCCTGCGGCACGACTGCGCATCGGGCGTGCCGAGGTCGAACAGATGCTCGGTGCGCCGGTGTTCACAAAGGAGAAACCCTTGCGCGGGGTCGGTGTGGTCACCGGACTGGCGTGGACCGCGCTCGGTGGTGCGACGCTGCCGGTAGAGGCGACGCGGGTGCATACGCTGACGCGAGGCTTCAAACTCACCGGCAAGCTCGGTGAGGTGATGCGTGAGTCAGCCGAAATCGCCTACAGCTACGCGATGTCGCACCTGGTTCGATACGGCGCGGATCCGCAGTTCTTCGACGAATCCTTCGTGCACCTGCACGTGCCCGAGGGTGCGACGCCGAAGGACGGACCGAGTGCCGGCGTCACGATGGCGACGGCGTTGATCTCGCTGGCACGTGGCAAGGCCCCGACCCGCGCGCTGGCGATGACCGGGGAACTCACGCTGACCGGGCAGGTGCTGGCGGTTGGCGGCATTCGCGAGAAGGTGATCGCGGCCCGGCGCGTCGGCATCGGCGAGCTGGTGCTGCCGGAGGCGAATCGCAAGGATTTCACGGAGCTGCCGGCTTACCTGCGCGAGGGCCTGGAGGTGCACTTCGCGAAGCGCTACGACGACGTGTTCCGCGTGGTGTTCGCGCCCCCGTAGGTCGGCATTCATGCAGTCCCGTAGGTCGGCATTCATGCAGTCCCGTAGGTCGGCATTCATGCCGACGGTTTGGTGCCGATCCTCGCGGACGCCCGCCGGGTTGAAACCCGACCTGCGGTCACGCGTTCAACAGGAATTCGACCAGTGCCTTCTGTGCGTGCAGGCGGTTCTCGGCCTCGTCCCAGATCACCGTATCGGAGGCGTCCATCAGTTCGGCGCTGATTTCCTCGCCGCGGTGTGCCGGCAGGCAGTGCAGGTAGATCGCATCCGGTGCCGCCACGTCCAGCAGCCGCCGCTCGAGCCGATAGCCAGCGAATGCGCGAGCGCGTCGCTCCTGCTCTGCTTCCTGTCCCATCGAGGCCCATACGTCGGTGGCGAGCAGGTGCGCACCACGCGCGGCATCGAGCGGGTCGCGCACCACGCTGACGCGATCGGCGTTGGCACGCAGCAGATCCTCGCGCGGCTCGTATCCTTCCGGGCAGGCGATGCGCAACTCGAAGTCGAACTGCCGTGCGGCATTGATATACGACTGGCACATGTTGTTGCCGTCGCCGATCCACGCCACCTGCCGGCCACGGATGCTGCCCCGGTGTTCGACGAAGGTCTGCACGTCGGCCAGCAGCTGGCAGGGGTGGAAGTCATCGGTCAGCCCGTTGATCACCGGTACGCGCGAACAGGCGGCAAAGCGCTCGACGATGGTGTGCGCGAAGGTGCGGATCATCACGATGTCGACCATCGACGACAGCACGCGCGCGGTGTCCTCGAGCGGCTCGCCACGCCCGAGCTGGGTGTCGCGTGGCGACAGGAACAGCGCGTGTCCTCCCATCTGTGCCATGCCGGACTCGAAGGAAACGCGGGTGCGGGTCGAGGATTTCTCGAAGATCATGCCCATCACACGGCCATTGCCGATGGTGCCGGTGCCGGCACCGCGCGGATCGGCCTTCATCGCACTGGCACGCCGGATCACGGACTCGAGTTCCGCAGGACTCAGGTCGAGGAGCGTCAGGAAGTGTCGTGCCGGCATGACGGATGTCTCCGGGAGGAGGTGAGTTGCTAGCCCGGGTTGGCGCAGGCGTGCTCGCGCGCCTCGATCAGTTCACCCAGTGTAGCGACGATCTGGTCGATTTCCGCAGCGCCGATGATCAGCGGCGGCAGCAGGCGGATCACGCTGTCGGCGGTGACGTTGATCAGCAGCCCGCGCGCCAGTGCCGCCGACATCAGCTCGGTGCAGGGTTCACGCAGCTCGATCCCCACCATCAGCCCGCGACCGCGTACCTCGACGACGCCCTGCAGTCCCGCGAGCCGCGTGCGCAGACCATCCATCAGGCGTGCGCCCATGCGCTCGGCGTTGGCGCACAGATCATCGGCAACGATCGTAGCGAGCACGCTGAGTGCCGCCGCACACGCGAGCGGGTTGCCGCCGAAGGTGGAGCCGTGGTTGCCGGCGTGGAATACGCCGGCGGCAGCGCCGTGCGCAAGGCAGGCGCCTATGGGTACCCCGTTGCCGAGCCCTTTTGCGGTGGTCAGCACGTCGGGCACCACGGGCGTGTGCTGGAATGCAAACAGGCGACCGGTGCGTCCGTTGCCAGTCTGCACCTCGTCGAGCATCATCAGCCAGCCGTTGCGGTCACACAGCTCGCGCACGCCCTCGAGGTAACCCGCTGGCGCGACGCGCACGCCCGACTCGCCCTGGATCGGCTCGAGCAGCACCGCGACGATGCTGGTGTTGTTGCGCGCGATGTTCTGCAGTTCGTCGAGGTCGCCGTAGCGTGCACGCACGAATCCGCTGACCAGCGGCTCGAAACCGGCCTGCACCTTGCGGCTGCCGGTCGCCGACAGCGTGGCCAGCGTGCGGCCGTGGAACGAGTTTTCCATCACCACGATCGACGGCCTGTCGACCCCGCGACCGTGACCGTACATGCGCGCGATCTTGATCGCGCATTCGTTGGCCTCGGCGCCGGAGTTGCCGAAGAACACATTGTCCATTCCGCTCAGCGCGGCGAGCCGTTCGGCCAGCTCGCGTTGGCGGGTGATGCCGTAGACGTTCGAGGTATGCAGCAGTTGCGCGGCCTGTGCCTGGATGGCGCGCGTCACGGCCGGGTGTGCGTGCCCCAGGCCGCAAACCGCGATGCCGGCGAGCGCGTCCAGATAGCGGCGGGCGCCGGTGTCGTAGAGCCACACGCCTTCGCCGTGCGTGAACTCGACATCGAGCCGCTTGTAAGTGGGCATGATCGATTTCGGGTCCATGAGCACCTCCCGTTCAAGGGATGCCAAAAAGCAAAGAGGCAGCGCGTGCTGCCCCCGGAAAAGGGGCCGATGGTAACGATCGAAGGTGCGTCGTGCAAGGCCGAGCCTTTTCCTGTAGGCGCCAGTTAGTAATGTCCCCTCCGAACCAGTCAGAAGTGTCCCCTTTTGGTTGGTTGGCGAAAGGCCGATCGCTTTGCTGGGTTATTGCCGGCGACTCATGTAGACTGGTCCGCGTTTCACGTTCCTTTCCGAGGTGAATGGCACCCATGTCCGAGGACATCATCGAGACGATCAAGCAGCAGATCGCGAGCAACCCCGTGATCCTGTACATGAAAGGTTCTCCCGACCAGCCACAGTGCGGTTTTTCGGCGCGCGCATCGCAGGTGCTGATGGCCTGTGGCGAGCGCTTCGCCTACGTCGACATCCTGTCGAACCCGGCGATCCGCGCCAATCTGCCCGCGTATGCAAACTGGCCGACGTTCCCGCAACTGTGGGTCGACGGTGAGTTGATCGGCGGTTCGGACATCATTGCGGAGATGCACGAGAAGGGCGAACTGCTGCCGCTGGTGAAGCAGGCGGTCGCGAAGAGCGCCTGATCGAAGCCAAGGGGAGCGCGGCGACGCGTCGCGCTCAGTCGTCCTCGCCGCCAGCACCCGCAGGCGGCCATCCCATCGCACGCTGCCAGTCGTTCACGATGGTGCAGAACAGTTCGGCCGTCTTTTCGCAGTCGTAGCCGGCACGATGCGCCTTGCGCGTGCTGAACTCGATACCCGCCATCGCGCAGGCCTTCGCCAGCACGGTCTGGCCGTAGGCCATGCCGGCCAGCGTCACGGTGTCGAAGGTGCTGAACGGGTGGAACGGATTGCGCTTGATGCCCTGGCGGTTGGCGGCCGTGAACACGAAACCGTGATCGAAGAAGGCGTTGTGCCCGACCAAGATCGCGCGCTTGCAGCCTGCAGCGCGCATCGCCAGGCGGATCTCGGCAAACAGCTGGCGCAGCACCTCGCCTTCGTCCAGGGCGCCGCGTGCGGGGTCGTAGGGGTCGATGCCGGTGAAATCGAGTGACGCCTGTTCGATGTTGGCACCGTCGAACGGGTGCACTGCGTGACTGATCGTGCGTGCACAGACCAGTTCGCCCGCCGCGGTCATGTCCAGCAGCGTGATCGCGGCTTCCAGCAACGCGTCGTTGCGCGCATCGAAGCCCCCGGTTTCCACGTCGAGCACCACCGGCAGGTAGCCGCGGAAGCGGCGTGCCATCATCGAGTCCCGGTGCGGCGGTTCCTCTGCTTCCAGTAGCCAGTCGCGGTGCTGACCGTTCATTGTCCACCCTCCAGGCGCCATACACGCCATGTGATGGTTTCACCGGCGCACATCGGCACCAGCGTGTCGTCGCCGAATGGCAGCGCTTGCGGTATGGCCCACGGTTCGCGTGCGAGGCGCACGCGGGTCCGGTTACGCTCCAGCCCATAGAAATCGGGTCCGTGCTGGCTCGCGAACGCCTCGAGTCGATCGAGTGCGCCGGCCGCCTCGAACACGCTGGCGTAGCTCTCGAGTGCGGCGTGTGCGCTGAAGATACCGGCACAGCCGCTGGCGCATTCCTTGGTGTGGCGCGCGTGCGGCGCCGAGTCGGTGCCGAGGAAGAAGCGGGGCGAACCGCTGGTGGCAGCCCGGATCAGCGCGCGCTGGTGCGTGTCGCGCTTCAGCACCGGCAGGCAGAAGAAGTGGGGACGCACCGCGCCGGCGAGCAGGTGATTGCGGTTGTACAGCAGGTGGTGCGCCGTGATCGTCGCCGCGAGCGTGTCCGGCCCCGACTCGACGAAGGCCACTGCTTCGGCCGTCGTGATGTGCTCGAGCACGACGCGCAGGCGTGGATACTCCGCCAGCAGTGGCGCCAGCACGCGCTCGATGAACACCCGCTCGCGGTCGAAGACGTCGACTTCGGAAGACGTGACTTCGCCGTGTACCAGCAGCGGCATACCGGTCTGCTGCAGCGCGGCGAGCGCGGCGCCACAGCGTGCGAGATCGGTCACGCCGGCATCGCTGTTGGTCGTCGCACCCGCCGGGTACAGCTTTACCGCGTGCACCATGCCGGATTCGCGGGCGCGCTGGATTTCCGCCGCCGGGGTGTTGTCGGTCAGGTACAGCGTCATCAGCGGCTCGAAGCCCCGCTGCCCGGGTTCGAGTGCGGCCACGATGCGCTCGCGGTACGCCAGCGCCGCTGCCGTGGTCGTGACCGGTGACTTCAGGTTCGGCATCACGATCGCGCGGCGAAACACACGCGCCGTCGCGTTCACGGTCAGGGCGAGCGCCGCGCCGTCGCGCAGGTGCAGGTGCCAGTCGTCTGGCTGGAGAATCTCGAGCTCGTTCATCGTTGCCGGACCGCACGAAGGGAGTGCGCGATGCTAGCCGAAAAGCCGTGATGCCGGTATCGCGGGGCAATCGCCCGCATCGCGGGCGCGAGGCTGTGCCTTTTGCCATTGCCGGAACTGGGACGCCGACGGGCGCATCGCTAGAATACGCGGCTGCGGTCGATCCCGACCCGATCCATTGTGTGGAGAATCGAGCATGAGCACGGTAGGCAAGGTGGTGCTGGCGTATTCCGGCGGTCTGGATACCTCGGTGATCGTGCGCTGGCTGCAGGAAACCTACGGCTGCGAGGTCGTGACCTTCACCGCCGACATCGGCCAGGGCGAGGAGCTCGAACCCGCACGCGAGAAGGCGAAGCTGCTGGGCGTGAAGGAAATCCATATCGAGGACCTGCGCGAGGAGTTTGCGCGCGACTTCGTGTTCCCGATGTTTCGCGCCAACGCGATCTACGAGGGCGAATACCTGCTTGGCACCTCGATCGCACGCCCGCTGATCGCCAAGCGGCTGGTCGAGATCGCCGAGGCCTGCGGTGCGGATGCGATCTCGCACGGCGCCACCGGCAAGGGCAACGACCAGGTGCGTTTCGAACTCGGCGCCTACGCGTTGATGCCCGGCGTGAGGGTGATTGCACCGTGGCGCGAATGGAATCTGGGTTCGCGTGAAACCCTGCTCGCGTATTGCGAGCAGCACGGCATCCCGGTCGAGATGAAGCGGGGCAAGAAGTCCCCGTACTCGATGGACGCGAACCTGCTGCACATCTCCTACGAAGGCGGCGGACTCGAGGACCCGTGGTGGGAGCCCGAGGAAGACATGTGGCGCTGGTCGGTGGCGCCGGAGGCGGCGCCGGCTCAGCCCACTTACATCGAACTCGGTTTTCGCGGCGGCGACGTGGTCGCGGTCGATGGCGAGCCGATGAGCCCTGCGAGCGTGATGATGCACCTGAACCGGGTTGCCGGCGCGAACGGCGTGGGGCGTCTGGACCTGGTCGAGAACCGCTACGTAGGCATGAAGTCGCGCGGCTGTTACGAGACTCCGGCCGGCACCGTGATGCTGAAGGCGCACCGTGCGATCGAGTCGCTGACCCTGGATCGCGAGGTCGCGCACCTGAAGGATGAACTGATGCCGCGCTACGCGAAGCTGGTCTACAACGGCTACTGGTGGTCGCCCGAGCGGCACATGTTGCAGGCGGCGATCGACGAGTCGCAGCGTCACGTCAACGGCACGGTGCGCCTCAAGCTCTACAAGGGTTCGGTGGCGGTGGTCGGGCGCAAATCCGACGACAGCCTGTTCGATGCGACGATCGCGACCTTCGAGGACGATCGCGGTGCCTACGATCAGAAGGACGCCGAAGGGTTCATTCGCCTCAATGCGCTGCGCATGCGCATCGCGGCACGTGCGGGACGCAAGCTCGGTTGATGGAACAGGAAACGCTGCAACGCGAGGTGGCGCGGCGGCGCACGTTCGCGATCATCTCGCACCCCGACGCAGGCAAGACAACGATCACCGAGAAGCTGCTGCTGTTCGGCAACGCGATCCAGCTCGCGGGCACGATCAAGGCGCGCAAGAGCGCCCGTCATGCCACCTCCGACTGGATGACGATGGAGCAGGAGCGTGGCATCTCGGTGACCTCC encodes the following:
- the lon gene encoding endopeptidase La, with protein sequence MSEQHGSDTGRGSGTELALPDLALPEILYLMPVTTRPFMPAQIQPMMADAAAWGDTVQRVAQADHKIMGLFFVDTDDTTTVKADDIPLIGCAVRLLSASGDGKRLQFLAQGLGRARIRRWINRTPPYVVQVEYPKDELERNDETRAYAMALAGAIKELVPLNPLYHEELKHYLLRFSPEDPSPLTDFSVTLTSAEGRELQDILETLPVLARMHKVLPLLKKEIEVARLQDRISSQVNQTVNERQREFFLREQLKVIKQELGLSKDDRSADVEKFEARLAGLQVPEYALERIRDELDKLAILETGSPEYGVTRNYLDWATSVPWGVHSKDKLDLAHARAVLERDHDGLADVKDRILEFIAVGAHRGGISGSIILLVGPPGVGKTSIGRSIANALGREFYRFSVGGMRDEAEIKGHRRTYIGAMPGKFVQALKQVKVANPVIMLDEIDKIGGSYHGDPASALLEALDPEQNADFLDHYLDLRVDLSKVLFVCTANQLDTIPAPLRDRMEVIRLAGYIAEEKLVIAKNHLWPRQLERAGVKPVRLRIADAALRHVIDGYAREAGVRNLEKRLAALVRKSVVKLLDDPAARLRIGRAEVEQMLGAPVFTKEKPLRGVGVVTGLAWTALGGATLPVEATRVHTLTRGFKLTGKLGEVMRESAEIAYSYAMSHLVRYGADPQFFDESFVHLHVPEGATPKDGPSAGVTMATALISLARGKAPTRALAMTGELTLTGQVLAVGGIREKVIAARRVGIGELVLPEANRKDFTELPAYLREGLEVHFAKRYDDVFRVVFAPP
- the argF gene encoding ornithine carbamoyltransferase, whose product is MPARHFLTLLDLSPAELESVIRRASAMKADPRGAGTGTIGNGRVMGMIFEKSSTRTRVSFESGMAQMGGHALFLSPRDTQLGRGEPLEDTARVLSSMVDIVMIRTFAHTIVERFAACSRVPVINGLTDDFHPCQLLADVQTFVEHRGSIRGRQVAWIGDGNNMCQSYINAARQFDFELRIACPEGYEPREDLLRANADRVSVVRDPLDAARGAHLLATDVWASMGQEAEQERRARAFAGYRLERRLLDVAAPDAIYLHCLPAHRGEEISAELMDASDTVIWDEAENRLHAQKALVEFLLNA
- a CDS encoding aspartate aminotransferase family protein, which gives rise to MPTYKRLDVEFTHGEGVWLYDTGARRYLDALAGIAVCGLGHAHPAVTRAIQAQAAQLLHTSNVYGITRQRELAERLAALSGMDNVFFGNSGAEANECAIKIARMYGHGRGVDRPSIVVMENSFHGRTLATLSATGSRKVQAGFEPLVSGFVRARYGDLDELQNIARNNTSIVAVLLEPIQGESGVRVAPAGYLEGVRELCDRNGWLMMLDEVQTGNGRTGRLFAFQHTPVVPDVLTTAKGLGNGVPIGACLAHGAAAGVFHAGNHGSTFGGNPLACAAALSVLATIVADDLCANAERMGARLMDGLRTRLAGLQGVVEVRGRGLMVGIELREPCTELMSAALARGLLINVTADSVIRLLPPLIIGAAEIDQIVATLGELIEAREHACANPG
- the grxD gene encoding Grx4 family monothiol glutaredoxin, translated to MSEDIIETIKQQIASNPVILYMKGSPDQPQCGFSARASQVLMACGERFAYVDILSNPAIRANLPAYANWPTFPQLWVDGELIGGSDIIAEMHEKGELLPLVKQAVAKSA
- the rnt gene encoding ribonuclease T → MARRFRGYLPVVLDVETGGFDARNDALLEAAITLLDMTAAGELVCARTISHAVHPFDGANIEQASLDFTGIDPYDPARGALDEGEVLRQLFAEIRLAMRAAGCKRAILVGHNAFFDHGFVFTAANRQGIKRNPFHPFSTFDTVTLAGMAYGQTVLAKACAMAGIEFSTRKAHRAGYDCEKTAELFCTIVNDWQRAMGWPPAGAGGEDD
- the pyrC gene encoding dihydroorotase — its product is MNELEILQPDDWHLHLRDGAALALTVNATARVFRRAIVMPNLKSPVTTTAAALAYRERIVAALEPGQRGFEPLMTLYLTDNTPAAEIQRARESGMVHAVKLYPAGATTNSDAGVTDLARCGAALAALQQTGMPLLVHGEVTSSEVDVFDRERVFIERVLAPLLAEYPRLRVVLEHITTAEAVAFVESGPDTLAATITAHHLLYNRNHLLAGAVRPHFFCLPVLKRDTHQRALIRAATSGSPRFFLGTDSAPHARHTKECASGCAGIFSAHAALESYASVFEAAGALDRLEAFASQHGPDFYGLERNRTRVRLAREPWAIPQALPFGDDTLVPMCAGETITWRVWRLEGGQ
- a CDS encoding argininosuccinate synthase yields the protein MSTVGKVVLAYSGGLDTSVIVRWLQETYGCEVVTFTADIGQGEELEPAREKAKLLGVKEIHIEDLREEFARDFVFPMFRANAIYEGEYLLGTSIARPLIAKRLVEIAEACGADAISHGATGKGNDQVRFELGAYALMPGVRVIAPWREWNLGSRETLLAYCEQHGIPVEMKRGKKSPYSMDANLLHISYEGGGLEDPWWEPEEDMWRWSVAPEAAPAQPTYIELGFRGGDVVAVDGEPMSPASVMMHLNRVAGANGVGRLDLVENRYVGMKSRGCYETPAGTVMLKAHRAIESLTLDREVAHLKDELMPRYAKLVYNGYWWSPERHMLQAAIDESQRHVNGTVRLKLYKGSVAVVGRKSDDSLFDATIATFEDDRGAYDQKDAEGFIRLNALRMRIAARAGRKLG